A window of Candidatus Bathyanammoxibius amoris genomic DNA:
GCCTGATTATCTTGCAATGCTCACAGATACGTTTTACTGAAGACCGTACTTTCATATTGCTTTCAGAAACCCTTCCTGTCTCCGGCCCCTAGGGCTGACGGTAAATTATTCTCCCTCTATCCAGGTCATACGGTGACATCTCTATGGTTACTTTGTCGCCCGGCAGGATTCGTATGAAATGCATCCTCATCTTGCCAGAGACATGTGCCAGAATCTTATGTCCGTTCGGCAATTCTACCCTGAACATAGCGTTCGGGAGAGATTCTTTTACGACTGCTTCTACCCTTATAGGCTCCTCTTTAGCCATACACTCCTTGTTTATTCCCTTGTAAGTACCTCACAACCCGTATCAGTAACCACCACGGTATGTTCGAAATGGGCCGAGAGCTTACGGTCTTTTGTGACAACCGTCCACTTGTTGTCCAGCACCTCCGTCTCGGCACTGCCCTCACATATCATAGGCTCGATGGCCAAAGTGGTGCCCGTAAGCAGTGTCACGTCTCTGGCCAGCAGGGAATCACTCACATAATTCGGCACCTGAGGGTCTTCGTGCATGTCCCTTCCGATCCCATGCCCGGTATAATCCCTTACCACAGAATACCCGTTTGCCTCTGCATGCTCCTGTATGCAGGCGGCGACATGAGAGAGTTTTGTGCCGGACCTTATCGTCTTTATCGCCCTGTACAGGGACTCTTCACATACCCGTAAGAGACTCTCCGTACCGGGTGAGTTCTGCCCTATAATTAACGACACCGCCGCATCCGCCATATATTTCTTGTATTCCACGCCTATATCAACGCTCAGGACGTCGCCTTCGCTAAGTTCTCTCGAACCCGGTATACCATGCACCACCTCTTCATTGATGGAGGTGCATATGCTCCTTGGAAAGCCCCTGTAGCCCTTAAATACCGCCCTGCCGTTGTGCCGTTGGACATATTCGTCTAATTCCACGTCCAGAAAATCCGTAGTAACTCCAGCCTTCGCCAGCTCTCTTGCAAGATGCAGTGCCCCGGCAACTATCCTCCCGGCCTCCCTCATCCTCTCTATCTGTCTGGCGCTCTTGCACTCTATCATATCTCTTCCATGGACAGCGCATCCAAGTACTTAAAAATTTCGCCCCGTATGTCCACCACATCCTGGTCTGCGTCAATGGTATTGAGTGCGCCTCTTTCTTTATAATAGTCGATAAGGCCCGCCGTCTGTTCACGGTAGACCTTAAGTCTCTTTTTCGCAGTTTCTACATTATCGTCCGGCCTCTGCCCAAGCTTCCCTCCACACTTGTCGCAGACGCCGGCCTCTTTCGGTGGCATATACAGTTCGTGGTAATTGGCTCCACACGATGAACACAGCCACCTACCTGTAAGGCGCTTTACCGCCGTTTCCTCAG
This region includes:
- the infA gene encoding translation initiation factor IF-1; translated protein: MAKEEPIRVEAVVKESLPNAMFRVELPNGHKILAHVSGKMRMHFIRILPGDKVTIEMSPYDLDRGRIIYRQP
- the map gene encoding type I methionyl aminopeptidase; amino-acid sequence: MIECKSARQIERMREAGRIVAGALHLARELAKAGVTTDFLDVELDEYVQRHNGRAVFKGYRGFPRSICTSINEEVVHGIPGSRELSEGDVLSVDIGVEYKKYMADAAVSLIIGQNSPGTESLLRVCEESLYRAIKTIRSGTKLSHVAACIQEHAEANGYSVVRDYTGHGIGRDMHEDPQVPNYVSDSLLARDVTLLTGTTLAIEPMICEGSAETEVLDNKWTVVTKDRKLSAHFEHTVVVTDTGCEVLTRE